ATGAATTCATATCCATGAAATGCAATGGTTTTGCTCTGTTAAAAGAGTTTGACTGATGCTATGTGTAATGGAAGAAAAGCTTTTGTGATTCTGGATGATGAGGATCATATTGACCTTCTATTCCTGTTTTAATCATTTGTTAATGGTGATGTAAATGGTTACTCTAACATTCTCGTGACTAATAGTCTTAAGGCATAGCCGATCAGTCTATTTGCTGGTGGTCCTGCTTAATTGCCAATTTAGAAAGTCCTTGGAATTTGATATTTGCAGCTATTAACTAACTAAGGACACGGTTCTCTTCCTGTTTTGACCGATTATATCCTTTAATGTGCAGATGTGCATTCTTATCTTTGTGGGAACAAATGGCGAGACCTATTTCAATACAGCTGCACTCGTCTCTTGTGTGCAAAACTTCCCAAAGAACCGAGGTCCAGTTGTGGGGATACTCAAGGGATTTGCCGGGCTGAGTGGAGCAATCTTGACTCAGATATATGCGTTATTGCATTCTCCCGACCAAGCTTCTCTGATATTTATGGTTGCAGTTGGTCCAGGAATAGTGGCCATTTCGTTAATGTTCATCATCAGGCCTGTAGGAGGTCACAGGCAAGTAAGATCGTCTGACGGGTTCAGTTTCTCAATCATTTACGGTGTATGCCTCATTTTGGCTGCTTATTTGATGGGGGTCATGCTCGTGCAAGATCTAGTCTACGTGAGCGAGACTGTCGTTACAATCTTTACTCTGATTCTATTTGTCCTTCTGTTGTTCCCTATTGTCATTCCTATCTTCTTGAACTTTTTTCGGGACCCAAAATCACCAGCAGAAGAGGCACTTCTCGGCCCAGATAAGCAAGAGTCGAGCAAATCTGAGGATAGTTCTCAAGATATCTTATTCAGTGAAAGTGAACTGGAAGATGAAAAGCCAAAAGAAGCAGATCTTCTTCCTGCTTCGGAGAGGCGAAAGAGAATGGCTCGGCTCCAGTCCAGAATAGCGCAAGCCGCTGCAGAAGGAGCAGTAAGAATCAAGAAACGAAGGCCACACCGGGGGGAAGATTTCACAATGATGGAAGCATTGATAAAGGCTGATCTTTGGcttatctttttctctcttatgtTAGGTTCTGGTTCTGGATTGACTGTGATCGATAACTTGGGCCAAATGAGCGAGTCTCTAGGTTATGATAACACCCATGTTTTTGTCTCTATGATCAGCATCTTTAACTTTCTAGGCCGTATTGGTGGTGGCTACTTCTCTGAGAGAGTCGTCAGGTAACAGTCTCATCGACACTCATCAATCAACGCTCGATAGTATTTTATATCTATCATAATTCCTTCTCACTAAATTGTTTTCCTTTGCTTCCAAAAGCGACTATGCATATCCAAGGCCTGTAGCCATGGCCGTTGCTCAAGTCTTTCTGGCGGTTGGGCATTTTCTCTTCGCTATGGGATGGCCCGGCTCGATGTACGTTGGAACTCTCCTGGTTGGCCTTGGCTACGGAGCACACTGGGCCATCGTACCTGCTGCAGCATCCGAATTGTTTGGTCTGAAAAAATTTGCGGCTCTATACAATTTCCTTACCCTTGCCAACCCTGCAGGTTCTTTGATAATGTCAGGTGTTCTTGCGAGTTCCATATACGACAGAGAAGCAGAGAAACAAGCTCATGGACAAAATTACGTACATCGTGGTTTATCATTCTCGTTTCCAAATTTCTTGAGAGCAGAAGAATCCCTGAAATGCAAAGGTACCATTTGCTTCTTCGTGACTTCCTTGACCCTTTCGGGGCTCTGTGTGGTTGCTGTCATCTTGAGCTTAATTCTTGTCCATCGAACAAAGCCAGTATACCGTAACCTCTATGGTAGTTCTCGGAGGTAAGGTGAGGAGTATTACCAAGTGAATCggaagttttgttttttttgcgaGTTGGCAGTATGCCTGTCTGCAGTTTGTTGCAATGTTATCTTATTTTGGTTGTTTGTATACTTTCTTTATGACTTCATCAATCAAAGCTAGCAGCAAAATTTGGTTGGTGGAAATTGTGGTGTATTCTTTGATTACAGGCTCAAATTATTTGAGTGAGTATATGTATGATGTTTGTGATTGTATTTGGTAATACTGTCCTTGTATTCTTTGGCAAGATTTTAATTAATGACCAAAGATTGATTGTTGAATGAGATTGTTCTTGCTTTGTGTGGGTGGTTAATAGGTCTTTCTCATTCTAGATTATCTATTAAATGGAGTAGTAAATTGGAAGAGGTAATTATTTATTCTAAACTTTGCATACTTGTAATAGTACTCGTTTACTTTAATCGGGTTGTTCGGTTGTATCCCGagattaaatatatagtgtgtttggttcatgagattcaatcccacaactcaatcctagatgaataatcatgagataattattCATAGCTAACCTCTtgtgactaaaataatctcacaactcaattatatattataccttgatagtattattttatatagtaaacTGAACACCAACTAACTACCCAGCcacaaaagaaaagagaaagaaatataCCACAAAGTGCAAAATTGGTCgatgaaaaaggaaaggaaagaaaATTAATGTTGGgtttatttttcgtattttttgCTTCCCCAACACATTTGCATATATGACTAGTAAAGGTTTAATACTTCACCCTCAAATGACACTCTAATAAAGTCGGACAATTCAGGCTCCACTCACAAATTCACAATCACAAATAGCAGTAAAAATATTCGACGATTCTGCACTCTATCATTCAATCATACAATATACCTAATATTAATGACAGATTGCAGATGAGGACATACTAcctattactaatattttaactTTAACTTTAACTTTAACTTTAACTTTAACTTTAACTTTAACTTTAACTTTAACTTTAACTTTAACTTTAACTTTAACTTTATAATGAAATCATAATATATTAGTAAAAAATTATTATCAATAGCACCGCCCATCTTGAAAAGCAAAGAGATTTAGAATATTGAGAAAGGATCGCACAGATCTCAAAGACCAACAAAGCTAACTTCATCATTCACCTGACGAGGATTGAATTAATCATCAGACAACCCAAGATGAGCAACAATACTGCGATTTTTCCTGTTTACTAAGTTAATCTTCTGtcattttttcatattttcttgtTTTCGAATTTGACTGTAAGTGTGGTATATATTGCTTTATGAATTTGTAGTTTGATCTCCCTTCCAACTTTGTGTAGGCTTCAAAGATAAAGGAGGATTGGACCGGAAAGTCAACCAAAATGATCCAAAGATAAAGAAGaaaattcacaaaattaaaggtaattttccTTTCATAACATTTTAATCAGCCCCAAACCCTAAATAATGATAAATACATGTGGTGCTTCTTTCGAAATCTATGGCTACATCTAAGATTTCAATCTAATAATCGATTATTGAGTGAACAGATTATGGTATTTAATTTCTTTAAACGTTCATTTTTGTTATAAATGTTTATTTTGATtgattatttttcataaatatattttcttatggCTCTCTCTCATGAAGTTTAAATAATTATTCCCTtcgtttttatttctttttgataatgagattaattttttttatcatgcatacataataaagtaagagagagtaaagtaccgcaagaaagaataaaataggaataaTAGAAAATGTGTTCATTGTTACTCCAACTATATATtgaaatagaaatgactcaacaatGGTGGAAGATCCCAAAATGGTATTATAGTGGGACGATTGAAGatctttattctaattttaaaattatgacaAATTATctgataaaattttatttttattttattatcttgaTTTTATTGTTGGAATAAAGATGAATGATTTGTTCTAGTATTGTTGAATACTTATCAACTTTTCCTTCAAATTAAATCCAGCGTGTATATGTTATTTGCACAGGAGCATTAAAACCTACTCGTAAAACTTTGATTTTGTTAGTGTGAATTTTTtgcaatataattatgaatgaCACATAAATTAAGAatcatttaaaatatataaccTTTTATGCTTCatgatttttattaaatattagttATGAtcatctttaattttttatttgattggagTTAATGAGGTCTTTCATTATAACAACTTTTTTCTTAGAAATACTTGTGTTACTTTTTATGGAATTACAACTTACACAAAGCATATCCAAAGACCTATTGTTTCGAAGGGGATCATTAGTCAATTTAATTGGCTTTGCTGTCTAAATAATTGCGTATGTTTTATATGAAAGAATCGTGAAAAGTAAGATGGAAAGTGACTAGATACATGGTGTTTTGGGAAATTTATAACCATAGAAATTGTTAGTATATGGTAAAACTAGGTGCAAAACCTATTTATATTCTCTATAGTCTAAAATGACAGAATTATGTATTGGGTATCATGAAATAAACGTCAACTTCGTCATAAAAATTTAGGACATTAAGCCTTTATGTACGTCAAGTTTTATAGTCTTGTTCAACTTTGCTTTGAGTTTGAATGATACAACAGTCATCTTATCAAATCACATATGCCGATAGGAAAATTTCATAACAACAATTTCATCTCCTTCTTCGTAGATTTGAATAGTTTTTAAATTCATGTGATTATGATGTTCAATCCCAAATCAGTTTTTCTTTACTAACAATGTATCGCATTATATCTAGGTCATTGTTATTTTTTAGCTACGAGTGCAGTTTGCAGATTAAGCAAGCAGAAATATGGTAGAAGCAGTAATTTTATCTTTGATGCAAAAGCTTAACAAATATCAAGAGGAAAGAATATATAAGCCCAGGAAACATGAAATTGGAGAAATGGAAAGGGTAATTAAAGAGGTGAGAGAGATTGTGGATATAGTTAGAGATAAGAAATTTGAAGAGGGAAGAAGAGTCAGATTTTTGGTATCTGATCTGGTCCACATGGCCCACGATGCCCTCTACAAACGTCGCCAAACTCATGTGAACGAGTACATCTATAATTGGATTGGAGAGATCAAAATGCGGATGCTTAAACTGGGAGCTGATGGGGCTGAGACAGAGTCCAACTCAGAAAATGTTGATGAAGATCATGTGGTGGTAGGCTTGGATAAACACATAGAATTGTTGCTCCGCACAATGATTTTTGATGAAATAACATATCGTCCATGGGTGGTTATCAAAGGCATGTCTGGTATTGGAAAGACGACTCTAGCTAGAGAGATATACAACCATGCAGATGTCATTGATCGATTCAAGTATCGTGCTTGGGTATGTGTTTCTAATGTCTTAACTCTTAAAGAGATATTTATCAAACTACTTCTGCAAGTAGTAGTAGATGGTGAAAATCTTCATACATCTTCATCATTGGAGGAAATGGACAACCAAACCCTCCTATATATGCTTCACCAGCACCTGCAAGGACTGCCATATTTGATAGTTCTCGACGACTTGCCCAAACAAATACCCTTAGAACCTCTCTGGGAAGCTCTTCAAAAACAAGGTATGTATAATCTTATTATGATGGTAACTTAGGTTTCAACATATATAAATGAATATTGTGCTAATTCTAAATGAAGCAATTTGCCAAACAAATACttatttttctcaaatttttGTTAATCTAACTCTTCATTAAATgatgttcttttcttttttttttaaataaaaacatccATAATGGGCTTACTAAAATACTTTTTACATAATGTAAAAATTGTTTGGCCCCCACCTCAGAATGTAGCTCCACCCTCCACCGTTTCAATTCTCTACCCTTTAGTTCTTCCCAATCCCTCCATCACCTATGGCTATACTAGTTTGAGAGACAGAGAAGAGCTGATTTGAGAGTTGCCCTCTTTGACCACCACGCTCTTCTCTCCCATAAATAAGTACTCTCGCAAGTGatcaattttatagtattttggattgtcccaccgcaagtgatcaatttcttttttgaaaaaaactTTGTTGatatttacttttttcaaaAAGGCTGGAATTGACTACTTCATAATTTAtttgataatatttttttaaatatgaaattttgttattaaaattttaaagtttcAAAAGAGATTTAAAAAGTATtcggatttttaataaattacaaacACTACTTAGTTAGTAGTATTACTTTAAAAGTTATATATAGCCACATCATGTAACAATTAAAATTTCCCTTCTGATTTTTCCTTTTGTGTTTGTTCTCATGTAAGAATACGACGGAAGTAAATTGGTGGTCACAAGTCACATGACGCATCAATTTATGAAAACACAATGGCATGATGTTCATAAGATGGAAGCTTTGGATCCTAATATGAGCTGGCAATTGTTTTATAAAACAATAAACAGTGGGAATAAATTGAGGAGTGAGCAGAAATTCCCAAAGGATTTGGAGTACCAAGGAAAACTGATGTTGAGAAAATGTGGCGGTCTTCCATTAGCTATTAAAGAGGTGGCAAATCAGCTAGCTCAAAAGAAAGCCTCTACTGGAACTGAATGGGAACATCTTCTTGACTCCGTTGATTTTGGATCAACATTGGAGTTATTGGAACC
This genomic interval from Salvia splendens isolate huo1 chromosome 13, SspV2, whole genome shotgun sequence contains the following:
- the LOC121759917 gene encoding protein NUCLEAR FUSION DEFECTIVE 4-like; its protein translation is MGRFGEKFTSFFNNRWLVFVAAMWVQSCGGIGYVFGSISPVIKSSLSYNQRQVASLGVAKDLGDSVGFLPGILSDFLPLWGVLLIGAIQNLIGYGWVWLVVTGRTPVLPLWAMCILIFVGTNGETYFNTAALVSCVQNFPKNRGPVVGILKGFAGLSGAILTQIYALLHSPDQASLIFMVAVGPGIVAISLMFIIRPVGGHRQVRSSDGFSFSIIYGVCLILAAYLMGVMLVQDLVYVSETVVTIFTLILFVLLLFPIVIPIFLNFFRDPKSPAEEALLGPDKQESSKSEDSSQDILFSESELEDEKPKEADLLPASERRKRMARLQSRIAQAAAEGAVRIKKRRPHRGEDFTMMEALIKADLWLIFFSLMLGSGSGLTVIDNLGQMSESLGYDNTHVFVSMISIFNFLGRIGGGYFSERVVSDYAYPRPVAMAVAQVFLAVGHFLFAMGWPGSMYVGTLLVGLGYGAHWAIVPAAASELFGLKKFAALYNFLTLANPAGSLIMSGVLASSIYDREAEKQAHGQNYVHRGLSFSFPNFLRAEESLKCKGTICFFVTSLTLSGLCVVAVILSLILVHRTKPVYRNLYGSSRR